In Sphingobacterium sp. lm-10, the DNA window GCGGCATTACGACTTTCGAGAAGGGTTCAAAAAACAGTATATTTGCACGAAATAAACCGTTTTGAAGCTTGATTTGACAATAAATCTTAGTTTTCTCAACGGGATACGAATATACTATAACATGGGAGAACGCATATTAATACTGGGCGCAAACGGACAAATTGGATCAGAACTGGCCGCCGCCTTACGCTTGAAGTTTGGTGCAGATAATGTCATCACATCCGATATCCGGGAGCCGCGTGAGCGTGCAGATCAGGAGATCTTTGAGTTGGTGAATGTCTTAGACAAGGAAAGAGTGAAGCATCTTTTTGAACAATACCAGCCTACTCAAGTATACTTACTGGCCGCCATGCTTTCTGCAACTGGAGAACAATACCCACAAAAAGCCTGGGACTTGAACATGAACGGGTTGCTAAACGTATTAGATCTTGCGGTGGAGCTAGGTACTAAAAAGATCTTCTGGCCAAGTTCAATCGCGGTTTTCGGACCACATTCACCGAAGGTGGATACCCCGCAATACTGCGTCATGGATCCAAACAGTATTTATGGCATCAGCAAACTAGCAGGAGAAAGACTTTGTGAGTATTATCATAAGCGATATGGTTTGGATATTCGAAGTATCCGTTACCCGGGTATTATATCCTGGAAAACAGAACCTGGAGGCGGGACGACAGATTATGCGGTACATATCTATTTTGAGGCATTGAGAAAAGGGGCGTATACCAGCTTCCTTTCCGAAGAAACAGAGTTACCCATGTTGTATATGCAAGATGCAGTGCGCGGCACCTTAGCGTTGATGGATGCGCCAGCAGAAAAGCTCAGCATCCGTTCTAGTTACAATCTCGCGGGGATGAGCTTCACGCCAAAAGATATCTCCGAAGAAATCCAAAAAATTCTTCCTAATTTTGAGATATCCTACACAGAAAGCGACCCTAGACAAGCTATTGCTGATTCTTGGCCTAAGCGTATCAATGATGATTATGCGCGTCAGGACTGGGGATGGGCACCTTCCTTTGACTTGGAAGCGATGACCAAGGATATGATTGAAAATCTAAAATCAACGATATAACAATGGGTAGAGCCTTTGAATTTAGGAAAGAGAGAAAATTTAAGCGTTGGGCAAAGATGGCTGTCCAGTTTACACGGTTAGGTAAAGAGATTGCCATTGCCGTGAAAGAAGGTGGCCCGCATGCCGAAAATAACTCCCGACTGCGTACCGCAATGCAGAATGCCAAAGCGGTAAATATGCCGAAGGATCGGGTA includes these proteins:
- a CDS encoding NAD-dependent epimerase/dehydratase family protein encodes the protein MGERILILGANGQIGSELAAALRLKFGADNVITSDIREPRERADQEIFELVNVLDKERVKHLFEQYQPTQVYLLAAMLSATGEQYPQKAWDLNMNGLLNVLDLAVELGTKKIFWPSSIAVFGPHSPKVDTPQYCVMDPNSIYGISKLAGERLCEYYHKRYGLDIRSIRYPGIISWKTEPGGGTTDYAVHIYFEALRKGAYTSFLSEETELPMLYMQDAVRGTLALMDAPAEKLSIRSSYNLAGMSFTPKDISEEIQKILPNFEISYTESDPRQAIADSWPKRINDDYARQDWGWAPSFDLEAMTKDMIENLKSTI